A region from the Nostoc sp. HK-01 genome encodes:
- a CDS encoding NADH dehydrogenase subunit I, whose protein sequence is MLKFLKQVVDYGKEAIQAGRYIGEGLSVTFDHMRRRPITVQYPYEKLIPGERFRGRIHYEFDKCIACEVCVRVCPINLPVVDWEFDKGSKKKKLKHYSIDFGVCIFCGNCVEYCPTNCLSMTEEYELSTYDRHDLNYDSVALGRLPYKVTDDPMVTPLRELVYLPKGVLEPHDLPADAPRAGARPEDLVEK, encoded by the coding sequence ATGCTAAAGTTCCTGAAGCAAGTTGTTGATTACGGCAAAGAAGCAATACAAGCCGGTCGTTACATCGGTGAAGGGCTATCCGTCACCTTCGATCACATGCGCCGGCGACCAATTACCGTACAGTACCCTTACGAAAAACTGATTCCTGGAGAACGGTTTCGCGGTAGGATTCACTATGAATTTGATAAATGTATCGCCTGCGAAGTGTGTGTGCGTGTATGTCCCATTAACTTACCTGTAGTTGATTGGGAATTTGACAAAGGTAGCAAAAAGAAAAAGCTCAAACACTACAGTATCGACTTTGGGGTTTGTATCTTTTGTGGTAACTGTGTGGAATACTGCCCCACCAACTGTCTATCCATGACAGAAGAATACGAACTTTCCACCTACGATCGCCATGACTTGAACTATGACAGCGTGGCTCTAGGTCGTCTACCTTACAAAGTCACTGATGACCCAATGGTGACACCACTACGCGAACTCGTTTATCTCCCCAAAGGTGTACTTGAACCCCACGATTTACCAGCAGATGCACCTCGTGCTGGCGCACGTCCTGAAGACCTTGTAGAAAAATGA
- a CDS encoding ATP-NAD/AcoX kinase has product MQLKQVIIAYKARDSQSKRWAEICAKQLENRDCHVLMGPSGPKDNPYPVFLASSGQPIDMALVLGGDGTVLTSARHLAPAGIPILGVNVGGHLGFLTESVDEFQDTEKVWDRLFEDRYAIQRRMMLQAAVYEGHRTNLEPVTERYLSLNEFCVKPASADRMITSILEMEIDGEVVDQYVGDGLIISTPTGSTGYTVSASGPIMHDGMEAVTITPICPMSLSSRPLVLPPGVVVSIWPLGDYDLSTKLWMDGVLSTSIWPGHRVDVRMADCRAKFIVLRENNSYYQTLREKLLWAGTRVRYSNNHRN; this is encoded by the coding sequence GTGCAACTCAAGCAGGTAATCATTGCTTATAAGGCGCGAGATTCTCAAAGTAAACGCTGGGCAGAAATTTGTGCCAAGCAACTAGAAAATCGCGATTGCCATGTATTAATGGGGCCAAGCGGGCCAAAAGATAACCCTTACCCGGTGTTTTTGGCATCTTCTGGGCAACCAATTGATATGGCTTTGGTACTCGGTGGTGATGGTACTGTTTTAACTAGTGCCAGACATTTAGCCCCAGCTGGTATCCCCATTCTCGGTGTGAATGTGGGCGGTCATCTGGGCTTTTTAACCGAGTCTGTAGATGAATTTCAAGATACGGAAAAGGTTTGGGATCGGTTGTTTGAAGATCGCTATGCTATCCAACGGCGGATGATGCTGCAAGCCGCAGTGTATGAAGGTCATCGCACAAACTTAGAACCAGTAACTGAACGCTACCTTTCATTAAATGAATTTTGTGTCAAACCCGCTTCTGCCGATCGCATGATCACCTCTATTCTAGAAATGGAAATTGATGGTGAAGTAGTCGATCAATATGTGGGAGACGGGTTGATTATTTCTACTCCTACAGGTTCCACTGGTTACACAGTTTCGGCAAGTGGCCCCATCATGCACGATGGTATGGAAGCCGTCACCATTACTCCCATTTGTCCCATGAGCCTTTCTAGCCGTCCCCTGGTATTACCGCCTGGAGTGGTGGTAAGTATTTGGCCGTTGGGCGATTATGATTTGAGTACCAAATTGTGGATGGATGGTGTATTGTCTACTTCAATTTGGCCAGGACATCGCGTTGATGTGCGGATGGCTGACTGTCGAGCTAAATTTATTGTTTTACGAGAAAACAATTCCTATTATCAAACACTGCGCGAGAAGTTACTCTGGGCAGGTACAAGGGTTCGCTACAGTAACAATCATCGTAATTGA
- a CDS encoding NADH dehydrogenase subunit H: protein MNSGIDLQGTFIKSVMDLGLPAGTAKALWMPLPMILMLIGATVGVLVCVWLERKISAAAQQRIGPEFIGAFGLLAPVADGLKLVFKEDIVPGKADPWLFTLGPIIVVLPVFLSYLIVPFGQNLVITDVSMGVFLWIALSSIQPIGLLMAGYASNNKYSLLGGLRAAAQSISYEIPLALSVLAIAMMSNSLSTIDIVNQQSGYGILGWNIWRQPVGFLIFWIAALAECERLPFDLPEAEEELVAGYQTEYSGMKFALFYLSSYVNLVLSALLVSVLYLGGWDFPIPLNTIASLLGISEANPVLQVVTAGLGITMTVIKAYLLVFIAILLRWTVPRVRIDQLLDLGWKFLLPVGLVNLLLTAALKLAFPVAFGG, encoded by the coding sequence ATGAACTCAGGAATTGACCTTCAAGGAACGTTTATTAAATCCGTGATGGATTTAGGACTACCAGCAGGCACGGCCAAAGCACTTTGGATGCCGCTGCCAATGATCCTGATGCTGATTGGGGCAACAGTAGGTGTATTGGTGTGTGTATGGCTGGAACGGAAGATTTCAGCAGCAGCACAACAGCGTATCGGCCCTGAATTTATTGGGGCTTTTGGCTTACTGGCTCCGGTCGCAGATGGTTTAAAGCTGGTGTTTAAAGAGGACATTGTACCAGGTAAAGCTGACCCTTGGTTGTTTACTCTTGGCCCAATCATTGTTGTATTGCCAGTATTTCTGTCTTATTTAATTGTGCCTTTTGGACAGAATCTTGTCATTACAGACGTGAGTATGGGGGTCTTTTTGTGGATTGCCTTGTCCAGCATTCAGCCAATAGGCTTGTTAATGGCTGGCTACGCATCCAATAACAAATACTCTCTCCTAGGAGGGTTACGGGCAGCAGCGCAGTCAATTAGCTATGAAATTCCCCTGGCTTTGAGTGTACTAGCGATCGCTATGATGTCTAACAGCCTCAGCACAATTGATATCGTCAATCAGCAATCTGGTTACGGCATCCTTGGCTGGAATATCTGGCGACAACCAGTTGGCTTTCTCATCTTTTGGATTGCAGCTTTAGCAGAATGCGAACGCTTACCCTTCGACTTACCAGAAGCGGAAGAAGAACTAGTAGCAGGTTATCAAACTGAGTACTCAGGCATGAAATTTGCTCTGTTCTATCTCAGTTCTTACGTTAACCTGGTGCTTTCTGCCTTACTGGTATCAGTTTTATATTTAGGCGGTTGGGATTTTCCTATTCCCCTGAACACCATCGCTAGTTTACTAGGCATTAGTGAAGCTAATCCCGTATTACAAGTAGTCACAGCGGGTTTGGGAATTACAATGACCGTAATCAAAGCCTACTTATTAGTGTTTATCGCCATCCTGTTGCGCTGGACAGTACCACGGGTACGCATTGACCAACTCTTAGATTTGGGATGGAAGTTTTTGTTACCAGTGGGTTTGGTTAATCTCTTATTAACCGCCGCCCTGAAATTAGCTTTTCCCGTCGCCTTTGGTGGATAG
- the ndhG gene encoding NADH dehydrogenase subunit 6, producing the protein MNLAEGVQIVSFGILAVMMIGAALSVVLSSSIVYSAFMLGGVFISIAGMYLLLNADFVAAAQVLIYVGAVNVLILFAIMLVNKRQDFAPFPSAGVRKVLTGLVSIGLFGLLSAMVLATPWAYSTTPVAGESSIILIGEHFFTDFLLPFELASILLLMAMVGAIILARREYLPDQVTPSTILTLPERPRELVSAGRETQD; encoded by the coding sequence GTGAATCTAGCGGAAGGTGTACAGATTGTTTCGTTTGGCATATTAGCTGTAATGATGATTGGTGCAGCACTGAGCGTAGTGCTGTCTTCCAGCATTGTTTATTCTGCTTTTATGCTGGGAGGCGTATTTATCAGCATAGCGGGAATGTATTTGCTACTGAATGCTGACTTTGTAGCCGCAGCCCAAGTGCTGATTTATGTTGGGGCGGTCAACGTATTAATTTTGTTTGCCATTATGTTGGTCAACAAGCGCCAAGATTTTGCACCATTTCCTAGTGCTGGAGTGCGAAAAGTACTCACAGGTTTAGTCAGCATTGGGCTGTTTGGACTGTTGAGCGCAATGGTTTTGGCAACACCTTGGGCATACTCAACTACTCCTGTGGCTGGCGAAAGTTCAATAATTTTGATTGGTGAGCATTTCTTCACCGACTTTCTATTACCTTTTGAACTAGCTTCTATTTTGTTGCTGATGGCAATGGTAGGAGCAATTATTTTGGCACGTCGTGAGTATCTGCCAGATCAAGTGACACCTTCCACTATTCTGACTTTGCCAGAACGCCCCAGAGAATTGGTGTCAGCAGGTCGAGAAACTCAAGACTAG
- a CDS encoding NADH-ubiquinone oxidoreductase subunit 4L: protein MQLQYFLLLAAALFCIGIYGLITSRNAVRVLMSIELLLNAVNLNLMAFSNFLDSTLIKGQVFTVFVITVAAAEAAVGLAIVLAIYRNRDTVDMEQFNLLKW from the coding sequence ATGCAACTTCAGTACTTTTTATTACTAGCTGCCGCTTTGTTTTGTATCGGCATTTATGGTTTAATTACCAGTCGTAATGCTGTACGGGTGCTGATGTCAATTGAGTTACTGCTAAATGCTGTTAATTTGAATTTAATGGCATTTTCCAACTTTCTTGACTCAACATTAATTAAAGGCCAAGTGTTTACCGTATTTGTCATTACTGTGGCTGCTGCTGAAGCGGCGGTAGGTTTGGCGATCGTTTTGGCCATTTATCGCAACCGCGATACCGTCGATATGGAGCAGTTTAATCTCCTGAAGTGGTAA